One Weissella coleopterorum DNA segment encodes these proteins:
- a CDS encoding redox-sensing transcriptional repressor Rex, protein MTEQKIPRATAKRLPIYYRYLKLLLDEGTNKISSVDLAEIVKIDAATIRRDFSCFGALGKRGYGYDVAELIEFFAGELNQDNLASVALSGLGNLGHALLNFKFQKTSNVRVSAVFEVNPDLINTIQSGVPVFSMDQLEEQIEEQRIDVAMLTVPADAAQTIATRLEASGIKGILNFTPLRLNVSRKVHVQNVDLTNELQTLLYFIDNDISN, encoded by the coding sequence ATGACAGAACAAAAAATTCCGCGGGCAACAGCAAAGCGGTTGCCAATTTATTATCGTTATCTCAAATTACTGCTAGATGAAGGAACTAATAAAATTTCATCGGTTGATTTAGCGGAAATTGTTAAAATTGACGCCGCAACGATCCGCCGTGATTTTTCTTGTTTTGGGGCCTTAGGAAAAAGGGGCTATGGGTATGATGTAGCCGAATTGATTGAATTTTTCGCTGGTGAATTAAATCAAGATAACTTAGCATCTGTTGCTTTGAGCGGATTAGGAAACCTGGGTCATGCTTTACTCAATTTCAAATTCCAAAAAACTTCAAATGTACGGGTCTCAGCGGTTTTTGAAGTTAACCCTGATTTAATTAATACGATTCAAAGTGGTGTACCCGTTTTTTCAATGGACCAGTTAGAAGAACAAATTGAAGAGCAACGCATTGATGTAGCTATGTTAACTGTACCTGCTGATGCAGCTCAAACTATTGCAACACGTTTGGAAGCCAGTGGGATTAAGGGGATTTTGAATTTTACACCCCTTCGCTTAAATGTTTCCCGGAAAGTACACGTCCAAAATGTGGACTTAACTAATGAATTACAAACGTTACTTTATTTTATTGATAATGATATTAGTAACTAA
- a CDS encoding DUF177 domain-containing protein: MMKWNFSELLKYKQAPMEFNEELDLLGMSQELFGDVILNLEPVQVNGWAQMERDDVILHAHVTGELTTPSTRSARPVKFPLDFMIDEVYIRDTEHADRYEIEESVILIEDDVINFSEVLVQYIFLQIPLQVLADGEEQEAMPTGDGWEVISEDDYLIEQAKGEETATNTPLAGLADLMADEHEK, from the coding sequence ATGATGAAATGGAATTTTAGCGAGTTATTAAAATATAAACAGGCTCCGATGGAATTTAATGAAGAATTAGATTTATTAGGCATGAGTCAAGAACTGTTTGGTGATGTAATTTTGAACCTTGAGCCGGTTCAAGTTAATGGTTGGGCACAAATGGAACGAGATGATGTTATTTTACATGCGCATGTTACGGGGGAATTAACGACACCTTCAACCCGGTCTGCGCGACCCGTAAAATTCCCGTTGGACTTCATGATTGATGAAGTTTATATTCGGGATACAGAGCATGCCGATCGGTATGAAATTGAAGAATCTGTTATTCTAATTGAAGACGATGTAATTAATTTTAGTGAAGTTTTAGTGCAATATATTTTCTTGCAAATTCCGCTACAAGTTTTAGCTGATGGAGAAGAGCAGGAAGCTATGCCAACTGGTGATGGTTGGGAAGTTATCTCAGAAGATGACTATCTAATTGAACAAGCTAAAGGTGAAGAGACAGCTACGAATACCCCATTAGCAGGATTGGCAGATTTGATGGCTGATGAGCATGAAAAATAG
- a CDS encoding nucleotidyltransferase, translated as MRAVGLITEYNPFHAGHEYHLAQAKALSGADIAIVVMSGNFVQRGIPAMYDKWKRAKMAVQNGVDLVIELPVAFSIQPGPFFAKGAVEILLAAGVDTIIFGAEHAEWNFMKLAEQVRESTQQAAEFHNYKQTFASNFNAVLLDELGISIQDPNDLLGLSYALAVLELGAQDQVMIRAIQRKGQAYHSTQISQESFVSASGIRNALKNKSMQTKVLHSLPIGTQSLLLEPPFLDYEQPMWQLLYYKVMTTPVEQLEKIYQLNDGLAYRLLDIIGHSPSGHQVDWNTFMQCFKSKRYTYSRLQRSILYTLLNVSEAEMQIALQKPYLRVLAFNSKGQLWLKHQRKDFNLPVISKVNQNNLQEYLKLDLRAGRLYNILNNRGDNMPQDTNRQPYRLPKPSPERNENDEMEF; from the coding sequence ATGCGAGCAGTTGGATTGATTACTGAATATAATCCTTTTCATGCAGGGCATGAATACCATTTAGCGCAGGCAAAAGCGTTGAGCGGGGCTGATATTGCAATTGTTGTCATGAGTGGTAATTTTGTCCAACGTGGAATTCCAGCCATGTATGATAAGTGGAAACGGGCAAAGATGGCGGTTCAAAATGGTGTGGATTTGGTAATTGAGTTGCCGGTGGCTTTTTCAATTCAACCAGGTCCTTTTTTTGCGAAAGGTGCTGTTGAAATATTATTGGCAGCAGGCGTAGACACTATCATTTTTGGAGCCGAACACGCTGAATGGAATTTCATGAAGTTGGCTGAACAAGTTAGAGAATCAACCCAGCAGGCAGCTGAGTTTCACAATTATAAACAAACTTTTGCTAGTAATTTTAACGCAGTTTTATTGGATGAATTAGGTATCTCGATTCAAGATCCAAATGATTTACTGGGTTTAAGTTATGCCTTAGCAGTCCTGGAGCTAGGAGCACAAGACCAGGTTATGATCAGGGCCATCCAACGTAAGGGCCAGGCTTATCACTCTACGCAAATTTCACAAGAGTCTTTCGTGAGTGCTTCAGGGATTAGGAATGCACTTAAAAATAAATCCATGCAAACAAAAGTGCTTCATTCTTTACCAATTGGCACCCAAAGTCTGTTGCTAGAACCGCCATTTTTAGATTATGAACAGCCAATGTGGCAATTACTTTATTATAAAGTTATGACCACGCCAGTTGAGCAATTAGAAAAAATTTATCAGTTAAATGATGGTTTAGCTTATCGTTTATTGGATATTATTGGGCATTCGCCATCAGGTCATCAGGTTGATTGGAATACCTTTATGCAATGCTTTAAAAGTAAACGTTACACATATAGTCGTTTGCAAAGAAGTATTTTATATACGCTTTTAAATGTCAGTGAAGCGGAAATGCAGATAGCGTTGCAAAAACCATATTTGCGTGTCCTAGCTTTCAATAGTAAGGGGCAATTATGGCTTAAACACCAACGTAAAGACTTTAACCTACCGGTCATTAGTAAGGTTAATCAGAATAATTTACAGGAATATTTAAAATTAGATTTAAGAGCAGGTCGATTATATAATATCTTGAACAACCGGGGTGATAACATGCCACAAGATACAAATCGTCAGCCCTATCGTTTACCTAAACCCAGTCCTGAGAGGAATGAAAATGATGAAATGGAATTTTAG
- a CDS encoding class I SAM-dependent DNA methyltransferase codes for MANYQTFAKLYDELFDDAAYDDWFQYAQKNIQNPQGEILELAGGAGRLAIQLVQSGHQVTVFDLSAEMLTLAQEHANAAGVDLPLVQGDMREWSDYSKQFQTITSFADSFNYLGSLVETKMAFEQVAAHLKPGGQFLFDVISPYQTDEYYPGYMYNFHDDETAFLWNSYGVEGEAHTVEHELIFFVYDKQIDGYKQLTEIHTEKTYELKSYIQTLEQAGFENIKVTGDFGRQDVPDAKTPRWFFSANKKG; via the coding sequence ATGGCAAATTATCAAACCTTTGCAAAATTGTATGATGAATTATTTGATGACGCTGCCTATGATGATTGGTTTCAGTATGCTCAGAAAAACATTCAAAATCCGCAAGGTGAGATTTTAGAATTGGCGGGCGGTGCTGGTCGTTTGGCGATTCAGTTAGTTCAAAGTGGACATCAAGTAACCGTTTTTGATCTATCAGCTGAGATGCTAACTTTAGCTCAAGAGCATGCAAATGCCGCCGGAGTTGATTTACCCTTGGTTCAAGGAGATATGCGAGAATGGTCCGATTATTCTAAGCAATTTCAAACGATCACCTCGTTTGCTGATTCATTTAATTACTTGGGGAGCCTAGTGGAAACTAAAATGGCCTTTGAACAAGTTGCAGCGCATCTCAAACCTGGTGGTCAATTTTTATTTGATGTGATTTCACCATATCAAACGGATGAATATTATCCTGGTTATATGTACAATTTCCACGATGATGAAACTGCCTTCCTTTGGAATTCTTATGGCGTTGAGGGAGAAGCACATACTGTTGAGCATGAATTGATTTTCTTCGTCTATGATAAGCAAATTGATGGCTATAAACAGTTAACAGAAATTCATACAGAAAAAACTTATGAGTTAAAGAGCTATATCCAAACACTAGAACAAGCCGGTTTTGAAAATATTAAAGTTACCGGTGATTTTGGTCGTCAAGATGTACCAGACGCTAAAACACCACGTTGGTTCTTTAGCGCTAATAAGAAGGGATAG
- the rsfS gene encoding ribosome silencing factor, translating to MNENTMMKMLEVAVKAGDQKRAEDLVALDIHETSIFTDMMLIMDAPTNRQVLAIAQEIMDQMKEAGFEVHQHEGRDTGEWIVLDFGELTVHVFKQEIRDFYGLEQLWRAQGQEIDISDWIIEEEF from the coding sequence ATGAATGAAAATACAATGATGAAAATGTTAGAAGTCGCCGTGAAAGCAGGAGATCAAAAGCGGGCTGAAGACTTAGTTGCTTTAGATATTCATGAAACATCTATTTTTACGGATATGATGTTAATCATGGATGCGCCTACTAATCGACAAGTTTTGGCGATTGCCCAAGAGATTATGGATCAGATGAAAGAAGCTGGTTTTGAGGTACACCAACATGAAGGTCGTGATACTGGAGAATGGATTGTTCTTGATTTTGGCGAATTGACGGTCCATGTTTTCAAACAAGAAATTCGTGATTTTTATGGATTAGAACAACTTTGGCGTGCTCAAGGCCAAGAAATTGATATTTCTGATTGGATTATTGAGGAAGAATTTTAA
- the yqeK gene encoding bis(5'-nucleosyl)-tetraphosphatase (symmetrical) YqeK, which produces MGNNIWHGVVGAEMIQSELDIYDPIILDAVRQHTTGAEEMSLVARIIYMADYIESARNFPGVEEVRTLAFNDLSASVGWQAQHTLEFLIKNKQRVYPLSLLTYNRWSTK; this is translated from the coding sequence ATGGGGAATAATATTTGGCACGGAGTTGTGGGTGCTGAAATGATTCAATCCGAGTTAGACATTTATGATCCAATAATACTGGATGCGGTACGACAACATACCACCGGTGCGGAAGAGATGTCACTGGTAGCAAGAATCATTTATATGGCTGACTATATCGAAAGCGCACGTAATTTTCCTGGTGTGGAAGAGGTACGTACATTGGCCTTTAATGATTTATCTGCAAGTGTTGGCTGGCAAGCACAGCATACATTAGAATTTTTAATTAAAAATAAGCAAAGGGTATATCCTTTGTCACTTTTGACCTATAATAGATGGTCAACCAAATAA
- a CDS encoding HD domain-containing protein gives MSDLKYQKHYYSGTRLELMGVVKTALSDYRYQHVVRVEKMALKLATKWQADPEMVSVAALIHDYTKERTDDEFIQAIQTYHLPVSLLAWGIIFGTELWVLK, from the coding sequence ATGAGTGATTTAAAATATCAAAAGCATTATTATTCTGGAACACGTTTAGAATTGATGGGTGTGGTTAAAACGGCCCTATCAGATTACCGTTATCAACATGTTGTAAGGGTTGAAAAAATGGCCCTAAAGTTAGCAACTAAATGGCAAGCCGATCCCGAGATGGTTTCAGTTGCCGCACTGATTCATGATTATACCAAGGAACGTACGGATGATGAATTTATCCAAGCTATCCAAACGTATCATTTACCAGTGAGCCTATTAGCATGGGGAATAATATTTGGCACGGAGTTGTGGGTGCTGAAATGA
- a CDS encoding nicotinate-nucleotide adenylyltransferase produces MIKTVHTLAPETQVATEIDQERHRVGIIGGTFNPPHLGHLVIAEQVASNLDLEQVYFMPNAQPPHVDFKDAIDALDRVEMVRAAIYGNRHFALELAEVNRGGVSYSYDTMRYLTELHPNYDYYFIIGGDEVAYLKTWYKIGALSQMVQFVGVNRPGQETPKTDYPVQFVNVSNLDISSTKIRERIQKQQSVRYLLPDLVAAYIVEKGLYQDE; encoded by the coding sequence ATGATTAAAACGGTTCATACTTTAGCACCCGAAACGCAGGTAGCTACCGAAATCGATCAAGAACGCCACCGAGTTGGGATTATCGGTGGGACGTTCAATCCTCCACATTTGGGCCATCTTGTTATTGCTGAGCAAGTGGCATCAAACTTAGATCTAGAACAGGTTTATTTTATGCCGAATGCACAGCCACCTCATGTTGATTTCAAAGATGCGATTGATGCATTGGATCGGGTGGAAATGGTTCGAGCGGCAATTTATGGTAATCGTCATTTTGCATTAGAATTGGCTGAAGTTAATCGCGGAGGAGTTAGCTATTCATACGATACGATGCGCTATTTAACGGAGCTACATCCTAATTATGATTATTACTTTATCATTGGTGGAGATGAAGTGGCATACCTAAAAACATGGTATAAAATTGGAGCTTTAAGCCAAATGGTACAATTTGTCGGAGTGAATCGCCCTGGACAAGAAACCCCGAAGACGGATTATCCAGTGCAATTTGTAAATGTCTCTAATCTTGATATTAGCTCGACAAAAATTCGAGAACGCATTCAAAAGCAACAAAGTGTGCGTTATTTACTGCCAGATTTAGTGGCAGCGTATATTGTTGAGAAAGGCTTGTATCAAGATGAGTGA
- the yhbY gene encoding ribosome assembly RNA-binding protein YhbY yields MIELRGKQKRYLRASAHAMNPLFSVGKQGLTENWLEQLGSAMEKRELFKVNILNNSDVTVDEVKAFIEANSSIQVVQTIGHTLVLFDQAHDPKNRSYSVNVQKI; encoded by the coding sequence ATGATTGAATTACGCGGTAAGCAAAAACGTTATTTACGAGCATCAGCCCATGCAATGAATCCGCTCTTTAGTGTGGGGAAGCAAGGCTTGACGGAAAATTGGTTAGAACAATTAGGCTCAGCTATGGAGAAACGTGAATTATTTAAGGTGAACATTTTGAATAATTCTGATGTAACAGTGGATGAAGTTAAAGCTTTTATTGAAGCCAATTCTTCAATTCAGGTAGTTCAAACCATTGGGCATACGTTGGTACTCTTTGATCAAGCCCATGATCCTAAGAACCGTAGCTATTCAGTTAACGTTCAAAAGATTTAG
- the yqeH gene encoding ribosome biogenesis GTPase YqeH — protein MISETDVKNYLNEGLRCIGCGAEIQTDQPSELGYTPLSALKKGFENDEVLCQRCFRLRHYNEIQPVDLTDDDFRRLLDQISTTDALVVYVMDVFDFSGSLIPGLHRFVGSNPVLLVGNKVDILPHALRRAKIKEWMRQQANRAGLRPIDIALTSGKNGDDVPALLDLIEKHRARRSVYVVGVTNVGKSTLINQIIKDVTGDKKDVITTSRFPGTTLDRIEIALDDQSNIIDTPGIIHKDQMAHYLSPKDLKYVSPQKELKPRTYQLNAEQTLFMGAMARFDYVQGAKTGITAYFENNLPIHRTKLDKADLFYEKHAGELLAPPEKENLVNLPPLKRYEFKTTEKTDIVIDGLGWITVPGQVVVAAWAPKGVSVLTRKAMI, from the coding sequence TTGATAAGTGAAACAGATGTAAAAAATTATTTAAATGAAGGGCTTCGTTGTATTGGTTGTGGGGCTGAAATTCAAACTGATCAACCTAGTGAACTAGGCTATACACCGCTTTCAGCGCTTAAAAAAGGGTTTGAAAATGATGAAGTCTTATGTCAGCGATGCTTCCGGTTACGGCATTATAATGAAATTCAACCGGTTGATCTAACAGATGATGATTTTCGCCGATTATTAGATCAAATTTCAACTACGGATGCATTAGTTGTATATGTTATGGATGTATTTGACTTTAGTGGTTCATTGATTCCTGGATTACACCGTTTCGTTGGAAGTAATCCGGTCTTATTAGTTGGGAATAAAGTTGATATCTTGCCACACGCCTTGCGACGCGCAAAAATTAAAGAGTGGATGCGGCAACAGGCCAATCGTGCGGGGTTACGTCCGATTGATATTGCGTTGACGTCAGGTAAGAATGGGGATGATGTTCCAGCCTTGTTAGATCTGATTGAGAAGCATCGTGCGAGACGATCCGTTTATGTCGTTGGGGTGACGAATGTTGGTAAATCAACTTTAATTAATCAAATCATTAAAGATGTGACTGGTGATAAAAAGGATGTCATTACAACTTCGCGGTTCCCAGGGACAACTTTGGATCGTATTGAGATTGCTTTAGATGATCAATCAAACATCATTGATACACCAGGAATTATCCATAAAGACCAAATGGCACATTATTTATCACCAAAAGACTTGAAATATGTATCACCTCAAAAAGAATTAAAGCCACGAACATATCAATTAAATGCAGAACAAACTCTCTTTATGGGAGCGATGGCGCGTTTTGATTATGTTCAAGGCGCTAAAACTGGAATTACGGCGTATTTTGAAAATAATTTACCTATTCACCGAACTAAGTTGGACAAAGCTGATCTATTTTATGAAAAGCATGCAGGAGAATTATTAGCACCACCTGAAAAAGAAAACTTAGTGAACTTACCACCATTAAAACGATATGAATTTAAGACAACTGAGAAAACGGATATTGTGATTGATGGATTAGGATGGATCACCGTTCCTGGACAAGTTGTTGTTGCGGCTTGGGCGCCCAAAGGGGTCTCAGTGTTAACTCGAAAGGCTATGATATAA
- a CDS encoding YqeG family HAD IIIA-type phosphatase, with translation MTGSFTPTWMVEAIYYLTPVELQEHGIKAILTDLDNTLIAWNNPDGTEQLHQWLQSMEKAGIPVMIVSNNSSDRIERVAKPLALPFVGRSLKPLTKGLKVAMQKLNLNDNEVVMVGDQLLTDIWAANNFGVRSILVQPLIETDQWNTKINRFFEKGVKKNMLKQNPDLQWRKNLDK, from the coding sequence ATGACTGGTTCATTTACTCCTACATGGATGGTTGAAGCAATTTATTATTTAACACCAGTTGAATTGCAAGAACATGGAATTAAAGCAATTTTAACTGATTTAGATAATACTTTAATTGCGTGGAATAATCCTGATGGTACCGAGCAACTGCATCAATGGCTTCAATCGATGGAAAAGGCCGGAATTCCAGTCATGATAGTATCAAATAATTCTTCTGACCGCATTGAGCGGGTTGCTAAGCCTTTAGCACTACCTTTTGTAGGACGGTCATTGAAGCCACTTACAAAGGGCTTGAAAGTGGCCATGCAAAAACTTAATTTGAATGATAATGAAGTGGTGATGGTTGGTGATCAACTTTTAACAGATATTTGGGCGGCAAATAATTTTGGAGTCCGGAGTATATTAGTTCAACCCTTGATTGAAACAGATCAATGGAATACAAAAATCAATCGTTTTTTTGAAAAAGGTGTTAAAAAGAATATGTTGAAACAAAATCCGGATCTACAATGGAGGAAAAATCTTGATAAGTGA
- a CDS encoding LysM peptidoglycan-binding domain-containing protein, whose product MSKKAKLALKRIFLSVVMFVITFFLAFAITRGTHKLFHRDPTTANATSSKITHQVTSSSSSKKATSQKASTSKHTTTYTVEAGDTLASITAKFNTTSKELKKLNSKVDWEALKMGQVIKVPQSNNTSSEASVTSTEEATSDSESATDKQTYVVAKGDTWYRVALNNNLTVSALKALNPNVSSLKTGASIRIK is encoded by the coding sequence ATGTCAAAAAAAGCTAAACTAGCGCTTAAACGAATCTTCCTGTCTGTCGTAATGTTTGTCATTACCTTTTTCCTAGCCTTTGCCATTACACGTGGGACACATAAACTATTTCACCGCGACCCAACTACTGCAAATGCGACATCAAGTAAAATTACACACCAAGTCACTAGTAGCTCCTCAAGTAAAAAAGCTACGAGCCAAAAAGCCTCAACATCTAAACACACGACAACTTATACGGTCGAAGCTGGTGATACGTTAGCTTCCATTACTGCTAAATTCAACACCACTTCAAAAGAACTCAAAAAATTAAATTCAAAAGTGGATTGGGAAGCTTTAAAGATGGGCCAGGTCATTAAAGTTCCACAAAGCAATAATACCAGTTCCGAAGCTAGCGTTACTTCTACTGAAGAAGCTACCTCTGATAGCGAATCAGCTACCGATAAACAAACATACGTGGTCGCCAAAGGCGATACCTGGTATCGGGTTGCTTTGAACAATAACTTAACCGTCAGTGCACTCAAGGCCCTTAATCCTAATGTTTCAAGTTTGAAAACAGGAGCCTCGATTCGAATCAAATAA
- a CDS encoding phosphoglycerate kinase — MAKLTVEDLELKGKKVLMRVDFNVPLKEENGEVMVSNDNRIVAALPTIKYVLEQGGRAILFSHLARIKSEDDKKGLSMKPVAQKLADLLGQPVTFVPATEGVELEEAINNLEDGQVLVFENTRFEDVVDGVEVKRESKNDPELGKYWASLGDVFVNDAFGTAHRAHASNAGIAANIEQTAAGFLMEKEIKFLGGAVEEPERPFVAIIGGAKVSDKITIIQNLLKKADKVIVGGGMAYTFDAANGKAIGNSLFEEDKVELAKQLIAEAGDKLVLPVDALAADAFNNDADTYVAAEEGIKDGYMGLDIGPKSIELFKSVLADAKTVVWNGPMGVFEMPNFAKGTLAIGEELVKVTENGATTIVGGGDSTAAVQQLGVADQLSHISTGGGASLEYLEGKTLPGIAAISEK, encoded by the coding sequence ATGGCTAAATTAACGGTCGAAGATTTAGAGTTAAAGGGTAAAAAAGTATTAATGCGTGTTGACTTCAATGTGCCATTAAAAGAAGAAAATGGCGAAGTGATGGTTTCAAATGACAATCGAATTGTGGCAGCATTGCCAACGATTAAATATGTCTTGGAACAAGGTGGTCGTGCAATCTTATTCTCACACTTGGCCCGAATCAAGAGTGAAGATGATAAAAAGGGATTGTCAATGAAGCCAGTTGCACAAAAATTGGCTGATCTGTTAGGACAACCGGTAACTTTCGTACCTGCAACCGAAGGCGTTGAGCTTGAAGAAGCAATCAACAATCTTGAAGATGGTCAAGTTTTGGTATTTGAAAATACACGATTTGAAGATGTGGTTGATGGAGTTGAAGTTAAGCGTGAATCAAAGAACGATCCTGAATTAGGAAAGTATTGGGCTTCATTAGGTGATGTTTTCGTCAATGATGCTTTCGGAACTGCTCATCGTGCACACGCATCAAATGCTGGAATTGCAGCAAATATTGAACAAACCGCGGCCGGCTTTTTGATGGAAAAGGAAATCAAGTTCTTAGGTGGGGCAGTTGAAGAACCTGAACGCCCATTCGTTGCTATTATTGGTGGGGCCAAGGTTTCCGATAAAATTACGATCATCCAAAATCTATTGAAGAAGGCTGATAAAGTGATTGTTGGTGGTGGAATGGCTTATACATTTGATGCTGCTAATGGTAAGGCAATTGGAAATTCTTTGTTTGAAGAGGATAAAGTTGAATTGGCTAAGCAACTAATTGCCGAAGCTGGTGATAAGTTGGTTTTGCCTGTAGATGCACTTGCTGCAGATGCATTTAACAATGATGCTGATACTTATGTTGCCGCTGAAGAAGGAATTAAGGATGGCTACATGGGACTTGATATTGGACCTAAGTCGATTGAATTGTTCAAGTCAGTGTTAGCAGACGCTAAGACTGTTGTTTGGAACGGTCCAATGGGTGTCTTTGAAATGCCGAACTTCGCTAAGGGAACCCTTGCCATTGGTGAAGAATTGGTGAAGGTCACAGAGAATGGAGCTACAACGATCGTTGGTGGTGGTGATTCAACGGCTGCTGTACAACAACTTGGAGTTGCAGATCAATTAAGCCACATCTCAACGGGTGGTGGTGCTTCATTGGAATATCTTGAAGGAAAGACTTTGCCAGGAATCGCTGCTATTTCTGAAAAGTAA
- the gap gene encoding type I glyceraldehyde-3-phosphate dehydrogenase, translated as MTVKIGINGFGRIGRLAFRRIMELQGTADDIEVVAINDLTNPAMLAYLLKYDSTHGTLDAEVSADETGIVVNGRHITVYAERNAADLKWVANDGVEIVLESTGFYTSAEKSQAHLDAGAKKVLVSAPAGDVPTVVYGVNQDVLTADDKIVSAGSCTTQSLAPLANALNNEFGIELGLMTTVHAFTSTQMILDGPKGKKARSNRTASVNTIPHSTGAAKAIGLVVPELKGKLDGHAQRVGVVDGSITELTTVLSKTVTAEEINAAVKKYETPSFGYNGDEIVSSDIIGDTHGAVFDPTLTKIITVGDKQLVQTAAWYDNEYGFTSNMVRTLLHLAEL; from the coding sequence ATGACTGTTAAGATTGGTATCAACGGTTTCGGCCGTATCGGGCGTTTGGCATTCCGCCGTATCATGGAATTACAAGGTACTGCAGATGATATTGAAGTTGTTGCAATTAACGACTTGACTAACCCTGCAATGTTGGCTTACTTATTGAAGTATGACTCAACTCACGGAACTTTGGATGCTGAAGTTTCAGCAGACGAAACTGGTATCGTTGTTAATGGACGTCACATCACAGTTTATGCAGAACGTAATGCTGCAGACTTGAAGTGGGTTGCAAACGACGGTGTTGAAATCGTTTTGGAATCAACTGGATTCTATACATCAGCAGAAAAGTCACAAGCTCACTTGGATGCAGGTGCTAAGAAGGTGCTTGTTTCTGCTCCAGCCGGTGATGTTCCTACTGTTGTTTATGGTGTTAACCAAGATGTATTGACTGCAGATGACAAAATTGTTTCTGCTGGATCATGTACTACACAATCATTGGCACCATTAGCAAATGCTTTGAATAATGAATTTGGAATTGAACTTGGTTTGATGACAACTGTTCACGCCTTTACTTCTACTCAAATGATTTTGGATGGACCTAAGGGTAAGAAGGCTCGCTCAAACCGTACTGCTTCAGTTAACACTATTCCTCACTCAACTGGTGCAGCTAAGGCCATCGGACTTGTTGTCCCTGAATTGAAGGGTAAGTTGGATGGACATGCACAACGTGTTGGTGTTGTGGATGGATCTATCACTGAATTAACAACTGTTTTGTCAAAGACTGTTACTGCTGAAGAAATCAATGCTGCTGTTAAGAAGTATGAGACTCCTTCATTTGGTTATAATGGTGACGAAATTGTTTCTTCAGATATCATTGGTGACACTCACGGTGCCGTCTTTGATCCAACTTTGACTAAGATCATCACTGTTGGCGACAAGCAATTGGTTCAAACTGCTGCTTGGTATGATAATGAATACGGATTTACTTCAAACATGGTTCGTACTTTATTGCACTTGGCAGAATTGTAA